In Apis cerana isolate GH-2021 linkage group LG6, AcerK_1.0, whole genome shotgun sequence, the following are encoded in one genomic region:
- the LOC107994128 gene encoding E3 ubiquitin-protein ligase RNF14-like isoform X1: MYIMDSEKQKDEIIALESIYNSEEFLYHKEDDHYQCTFMIFINLPADYHIIYKNSTQDESEQKIKISYLPPLRLHVFLPKNYPSELPPKFTLYSSWLHLSLLTILCKKLDKLWEENKGQEILFTWVAFLQETLEFLNIQDNLNMSCAYTHYKEALEIAHNIHKNKIDNVDKECNIEDAKNRTMKEVTTKHLNKKMIRKYYDKRAILDFPIGRNPIQALIDYNEKRNQIEFKKNFYTCKICFVDKIGEHCTQFLPCGHIFCKDCITGYLEVRIKDGNVQNIYCPEEKCTSEATPALIKDLVSSELFAKYDSILLNATLDTMGDIVYCPRRSCQYPVSREPNEQMANCPICQYAFCVYCKMVYHGIEPCKVYSAEIHKVIAEYQEASDDKKLQMEQRYGKKQLQTLVENAMSENWIKSNSQKCPKCQAAIEKSDGCNKMVCWRCNTFFCWLCSTILDRKKPYKHFQDMNSKCYNMLYYGMLIQDDNADIHNFPPYPIYELEDEDFFEDIVA; the protein is encoded by the exons atgtatatt aTGGATAgcgaaaaacaaaaagatgaGATCATTGCATTggaaagtatttataattcagaagaatttttatatcacaagGAAGATGATCATTATCAATGtacttttatgatatttataaatcttccagcagattatcatattatatataagaattctaCACAAGATGAATCTGagcaaaagattaaaatctcTTATTTGCCACCATTAAGACTTCATGtttttttaccaaaaaatTATCCTTCTGAGTTACCACCTAAGTTTACTTTATATTCATCTTGGTTACATCTTTCattattaactatattatgtaaaaaattggataaattgtGGGAGGAAAACAAAggacaagaaatattatttacatggGTAGCTTTTTTACAAGAAACTTtagaattcttaaatatacaaGACAATCTTAATATGAGTTGTGCTTACACACATTATAAAGAAGCTTTAGAAATAGcacataatattcataaaaataaaatagataatgtaGATAAAGAATGTAATATTGAAGATGCAAAAAATAGAACAATGAAAGAAGTTACTACCaagcatttaaataaaaaaatgataagaaaatattatgataaaagagCTATTTTAGATTTTCCTATTGGAAGAAACCCTATACAAgcattaattgattataatgagAAGCGTAATCAAatcgaattcaaaaaaaatttctatacttGTAAGATTTGTTTTGTGGACAAAATAGGAGAACATTGTACACAATTTTTACCTTGTGGTCATATATTTTGCAAAGATTGCATAACTGGTTATTTAGAAGTAAGAATTAAGGATGGAAAtgtgcaaaatatttattgtccaGAAGAAAAATGTACCTCTGAAGCAACTCCTGCTCtg ataaaagacTTAGTAAGTTcagaattatttgcaaaatatgatTCTATATTACTAAATGCCACATTAGATACTATGGGTGATATAGTATATTGTCCAAGACGTAGCTGTCAATATCCAGTTAGTCGCGAACCAAATGAACAAATGGCAAATTGTCCAATTTGTCAATATGCATTTTGTGTTTATTGCAAAATGGTATATCATGGTATAGAACCATGCAAAGTTTATTCTg CTGAAATACATAAAGTGATAGCTGAATATCAAGAAGCTTCCGATGATAAGAAATTACAAATGGAACAACGTTATGGAAAAAAACAACTTCAAACTTTGGTAGAAAATGCCATGTCtgaaaattggattaaaaGTAATAGTCAGAAATGTCCTAAATGCCAAGCTGCCATTGAG AAATCAGATGGCTGTAATAAAATGGTGTGTTGGCGATGCAATACATTCTTCTGTTGGTTATGTAGTACTATTCTTGATCGTAAAAAGCcatataaacattttcaagATATGAATTCTAAGTgctataatatgttatattatggaATGCTAATTCAAGATGATAATGcagatattcataattttccaCCTTATCcaatttatgaattagaaGATGAAGACTTCTTCGAAGACATTgtagcataa
- the LOC107994128 gene encoding E3 ubiquitin-protein ligase RNF14-like isoform X2 — MDSEKQKDEIIALESIYNSEEFLYHKEDDHYQCTFMIFINLPADYHIIYKNSTQDESEQKIKISYLPPLRLHVFLPKNYPSELPPKFTLYSSWLHLSLLTILCKKLDKLWEENKGQEILFTWVAFLQETLEFLNIQDNLNMSCAYTHYKEALEIAHNIHKNKIDNVDKECNIEDAKNRTMKEVTTKHLNKKMIRKYYDKRAILDFPIGRNPIQALIDYNEKRNQIEFKKNFYTCKICFVDKIGEHCTQFLPCGHIFCKDCITGYLEVRIKDGNVQNIYCPEEKCTSEATPALIKDLVSSELFAKYDSILLNATLDTMGDIVYCPRRSCQYPVSREPNEQMANCPICQYAFCVYCKMVYHGIEPCKVYSAEIHKVIAEYQEASDDKKLQMEQRYGKKQLQTLVENAMSENWIKSNSQKCPKCQAAIEKSDGCNKMVCWRCNTFFCWLCSTILDRKKPYKHFQDMNSKCYNMLYYGMLIQDDNADIHNFPPYPIYELEDEDFFEDIVA, encoded by the exons aTGGATAgcgaaaaacaaaaagatgaGATCATTGCATTggaaagtatttataattcagaagaatttttatatcacaagGAAGATGATCATTATCAATGtacttttatgatatttataaatcttccagcagattatcatattatatataagaattctaCACAAGATGAATCTGagcaaaagattaaaatctcTTATTTGCCACCATTAAGACTTCATGtttttttaccaaaaaatTATCCTTCTGAGTTACCACCTAAGTTTACTTTATATTCATCTTGGTTACATCTTTCattattaactatattatgtaaaaaattggataaattgtGGGAGGAAAACAAAggacaagaaatattatttacatggGTAGCTTTTTTACAAGAAACTTtagaattcttaaatatacaaGACAATCTTAATATGAGTTGTGCTTACACACATTATAAAGAAGCTTTAGAAATAGcacataatattcataaaaataaaatagataatgtaGATAAAGAATGTAATATTGAAGATGCAAAAAATAGAACAATGAAAGAAGTTACTACCaagcatttaaataaaaaaatgataagaaaatattatgataaaagagCTATTTTAGATTTTCCTATTGGAAGAAACCCTATACAAgcattaattgattataatgagAAGCGTAATCAAatcgaattcaaaaaaaatttctatacttGTAAGATTTGTTTTGTGGACAAAATAGGAGAACATTGTACACAATTTTTACCTTGTGGTCATATATTTTGCAAAGATTGCATAACTGGTTATTTAGAAGTAAGAATTAAGGATGGAAAtgtgcaaaatatttattgtccaGAAGAAAAATGTACCTCTGAAGCAACTCCTGCTCtg ataaaagacTTAGTAAGTTcagaattatttgcaaaatatgatTCTATATTACTAAATGCCACATTAGATACTATGGGTGATATAGTATATTGTCCAAGACGTAGCTGTCAATATCCAGTTAGTCGCGAACCAAATGAACAAATGGCAAATTGTCCAATTTGTCAATATGCATTTTGTGTTTATTGCAAAATGGTATATCATGGTATAGAACCATGCAAAGTTTATTCTg CTGAAATACATAAAGTGATAGCTGAATATCAAGAAGCTTCCGATGATAAGAAATTACAAATGGAACAACGTTATGGAAAAAAACAACTTCAAACTTTGGTAGAAAATGCCATGTCtgaaaattggattaaaaGTAATAGTCAGAAATGTCCTAAATGCCAAGCTGCCATTGAG AAATCAGATGGCTGTAATAAAATGGTGTGTTGGCGATGCAATACATTCTTCTGTTGGTTATGTAGTACTATTCTTGATCGTAAAAAGCcatataaacattttcaagATATGAATTCTAAGTgctataatatgttatattatggaATGCTAATTCAAGATGATAATGcagatattcataattttccaCCTTATCcaatttatgaattagaaGATGAAGACTTCTTCGAAGACATTgtagcataa
- the LOC107994074 gene encoding tubulin alpha-1 chain-like produces MRECISVHVGQAGVQIGNACWELYCLEHGIQPDGQMPSDKTIGGGDDSFNTFFSETGAGKHVPRAVFIDLEPTVVDEVRTGTYRQLFHPEQLITGKEDAANNYARGHYTIGKEIVDLVLDRIRKLADQCTGLQGFLIFHSFGGGTGSGFTSLLMERLSVDYGKKSKLEFAIYPAPQVSTAVVEPYNSILTTHTTLEHSDCAFMVDNEAIYDICRRNLDIERPTYTNLNRLIGQIVSSITASLRFDGALNVDLTEFQTNLVPYPRIHFPLVTYAPVISAEKAYHEQLSVSEITNACFEPANQMVKCDPRHGKYMACCMLYRGDVVPKDVNAAIATIKTKRTIQFVDWCPTGFKVGINYQPPTVVPGGDLAKVQRAVCMLSNTTAIAEAWARLDHKFDLMYAKRAFVHWYVGEGMEEGEFSEAREDLAALEKDYEEVGMDSAEGEGEGAEEY; encoded by the exons atg cgtGAATGTATCTCAGTTCATGTTGGACAAGCCGGTGTCCAAATTGGTAATGCGTGTTGGGAATTATATTGTCTAGAACATGGCATCCAACCTGATGGACAAATGCCATCTGATAAAACTATTGGCGGGGGAGATGATAGTTTCAATACGTTTTTTAGTGAAACTGGTGCAGGAAAACACGTACCTAGAGCAGTTTTCATTGATTTGGAACCCACAGTAGttg atgaaGTACGTACTGGTACTTATCGTCAACTGTTTCATCCAGAACAATTGATTACTGGTAAAGAAGATGCAGCTAACAACTATGCCCGTGGTCATTATACAATTGGGAAAGAAATTGTAGATCTTGTATTAGATAGAATACGTAAATTGGCTGACCAGTGTACTGGTCTTCAAGGTTTCCTCATCTTCCATTCTTTTGGAGGTGGTACTGGTTCTGGTTTCACTTCTCTTTTGATGGAACGTCTTTCTGTAGACTATGGCAAGAAATCAAAGTTGGAATTTGCTATTTATCCTGCTCCACAAGTTTCTACTGCAGTTGTTGAACCATATAATTCAATTCTCACCACACATACCACTCTTGAACATTCCGATTGCGCATTTATGGTTGACAATGAAGCCATCTATGATATTTGTCGCCGTAATTTAGACATCGAAAGACCTACTTATACTAATTTAAATCGACTAATTGGCCAAATTGTATCCTCCATTACAGCTTCTTTGCGATTTGACGGTGCATTGAATGTTGATTTGACTGAATTCCAGACAAACTTAGTACCTTATCCCAGAATTCATTTCCCTTTGGTAACTTATGCACCTGTTATTTCTGCAGAGAAGGCATATCATGAACAACTCTCTGTATCAGAGATTACGAATGCGTGTTTTGAACCAGCAAACCAAATGGTGAAATGTGATCCTCGTCATGGAAAATACATGGCCTGCTGCATGTTGTATAGAGGTGATGTTGTACCCAAAGATGTAAATGCAGCAATTGCTACTATAAAAACAAAACGTACCATTCAATTTGTTGATTGGTGCCCAACTGGATTTAAAGTTGGTATTAATTACCAGCCTCCAACCGTGGTACCTGGTGGTGATCTTGCTAAGGTACAACGTGCTGTTTGCATGTTGTCAAACACAACCGCTATTGCGGAAGCTTGGGCTCGTCTTGATCATAAGTTCGATTTGATGTATGCCAAACGTGCATTTGTCCATTGGTATGTTGGTGAAGGTATGGAAGAAGGTGAATTTTCTGAAGCACGTGAAGATCTTGCAGCTCTTGAAAAAGATTATGAAGAAGTCGGTATGGATTCTGCTGAAGGTGAAGGAGAAGGTGCCGAAGAATACTAA